The Branchiostoma floridae strain S238N-H82 chromosome 10, Bfl_VNyyK, whole genome shotgun sequence genome has a segment encoding these proteins:
- the LOC118423953 gene encoding melatonin receptor type 1B-B-like — protein MAWNITMYKEDMNLSLIQGNDTYEQDPTWQGFNEYLLKIIYLVLVIFWMVTGCVGNVLVMAAIATHKRLRTLANIFVVNLAIADIIVSSIINVFTIISIMSDGEYWEMRPMLCDVIGGMCVIVCVCSMYNIAAIAANRYIAICHNSYYHDIYTHRKTVLMAISLWVLCTLLDLPNFLGWGGHHYDRKTMICSYNHLADYSYTLFLILLGLGLPMGVVIFCYICLYIHVQQSRKNLAKLSGKNAIIYMKASKSVQYPPKSPMMSKSTKIDKSLKVSEHSKKKGWGRMTNSDIRLLKTLLVIFISFALCWTPYGVIFLVDSKGQWPKPVYVMAIILAHLNSSMNSVIYGVMNRSFRQAYIALFRRCFCRQHNDSYFGGKTTQVYSNANHNGIYHSNANVNDIQMIQLGHHANGRRDRDRDSASNDTPSDVKF, from the coding sequence ATGGCTTGGAACATCACAATGTACAAGGAGGATATGAACTTGTCTCTGATCCAAGGCAATGACACCTATGAGCAGGATCCTACCTGGCAGGGCTTCAATGAGTACCTGCTGAAAATCATCTATCTTGTCTTAGTCATCTTCTGGATGGTGACTGGCTGTGTTGGTAACGTGCTTGTCATGGCCGCCATCGCAACTCACAAGCGACTTCGAACTCTCGCAAACATCTTTGTTGTCAACCTCGCCATAGCCGACATTATCGTGTCTTCGATAATCAATGTCTTCACAATCATCAGCATCATGTCTGATGGCGAGTACTGGGAAATGCGGCCGATGCTGTGTGACGTGATTGGTGGAATGTGCGTCATTGTCTGCGTGTGTTCCATGTACAATATTGCCGCCATTGCTGCCAACCGCTACATAGCCATCTGCCACAACTCTTACTACCACGACATCTACACTCATAGGAAGACCGTCCTCATGGCCATTAGTCTGTGGGTGCTGTGCACACTGCTGGACTTGCCAAACTTCCTGGGTTGGGGCGGGCATCACTACGACCGCAAAACCATGATCTGCTCCTACAACCACCTCGCAGACTACAGCTACACACTCTTCCTGATCCTGTTGGGCCTCGGCTTGCCTATGGGTGTCGTCATCTTCTGCTACATCTGCTTGTACATCCACGTACAACAGAGCCGCAAAAACCTAGCAAAACTGTCCGGGAAAAACGCCATCATCTACATGAAGGCCTCAAAGTCTGTACAGTACCCTCCAAAGTCACCCATGATGAGCAAGTCCACCAAGATTGACAAGAGCCTCAAAGTATCGGAACACTCCAAGAAAAAGGGATGGGGCCGAATGACCAACAGTGACATTCGCCTCCTCAAAACACTGCTGGTCATTTTCATCAGCTTTGCATTATGCTGGACGCCGTATGGTGTTATCTTCTTGGTGGACTCCAAAGGACAATGGCCAAAGCCTGTGTACGTCATGGCAATCATTCTTGCGCACTTGAACAGTAGCATGAACAGTGTAATCTATGGCGTGATGAACCGCAGCTTCCGACAAGCCTACATCGCGCTCTTCCGGAGATGCTTTTGCAGACAACACAACGACAGCTACTTCGGGGGCAAGACCACACAAGTTTACAGCAATGCAAACCACAATGGAATCTATCACAGCAATGCTAACGTCAACGATATTCAGATGATTCAGTTGGGGCATCACGCCAATGGCAgaagagatagagatagagatagtGCCAGCAATGATACGCCAAGTGATGTCAAGTTTTAA
- the LOC118424462 gene encoding uncharacterized protein LOC118424462 isoform X2 has product MFRFIHKDGNTFFYYNPCTPFKKGDSSGECQANEIAACQYDGNGYYDIGDQSSLATSYDTSTGAVLFSYSTDQSNRKSNINLVCSASSTPTFTAQESPAGSGTFVMTISSLCVCPGRSKDCNAAGAAAGLSAGSTMCILLTVFVLVYVAGGMLFLRFVRGAEGTEMIPNYEFWADFPYLVKDGFTFATRSCRGEEAYAYEKI; this is encoded by the exons ATGTTTAGGTTTATTCATAAAGATGGAAACACATTCTTCTATTACAACCCCTGCACACCATTCAAAAAGGGAGATTCATCTGGAGAATGCCAAGCAAATGAAATTGCG GCCTGCCAATATGACGGAAATGGATACTATGACATCGGGGATCAGAGCAGTCTAGCAACATCCTATGATACAAGCACTGGTGCAGTACTCTTTTCCTATAGTACTGACCAAAG TAACCGGAAAAGCAACATCAACTTAGTTTGCTCCGCCAGCAGCACTCCAACTTTCACGGCTCAGGAGAGTCCAGCGGGGTCGGGCACATTT GTGATGACCATTAGCAGCCTGTGTGTGTGCCCCGGGAGGTCGAAGGATTGCAATGCTGCAGGTGCCGCCGCAGGGCTCAGTGCTGGGTCCACCATGTGTATATT GCTGACAGTGTTTGTGCTGGTGTACGTGGCAGGAGGGATGCTATTCCTGAGGTTTGTCCGGGGAGCAGAGGGCACTGAGATGATCCCCAACTATGAGTTCTGGGCAGACTTCCCATACCTAGTAAAG GACGGCTTCACGTTCGCCACACGGTCATGCCGAGGAGAGGAGGCGTACGCTTACGAGAAGATCTAA
- the LOC118424462 gene encoding uncharacterized protein LOC118424462 isoform X1 gives MFRFIHKDGNTFFYYNPCTPFKKGDSSGECQANEIAACQYDGNGYYDIGDQSSLATSYDTSTGAVLFSYSTDQSTRSTELRLECTQDSAVRFTASEKTGVPGKYVMTISSLCVCPGRSKDCNAAGAAAGLSAGSTMCILLTVFVLVYVAGGMLFLRFVRGAEGTEMIPNYEFWADFPYLVKDGFTFATRSCRGEEAYAYEKI, from the exons ATGTTTAGGTTTATTCATAAAGATGGAAACACATTCTTCTATTACAACCCCTGCACACCATTCAAAAAGGGAGATTCATCTGGAGAATGCCAAGCAAATGAAATTGCG GCCTGCCAATATGACGGAAATGGATACTATGACATCGGGGATCAGAGCAGTCTAGCAACATCCTATGATACAAGCACTGGTGCAGTACTCTTTTCCTATAGTACTGACCAAAG CACTAGGAGTACAGAACTTCGCCTGGAGTGTACACAGGACTCAGCAGTCAGATTCACAGCTAGTGAAAAGACAGGAGTCCCGGGGAAATAT GTGATGACCATTAGCAGCCTGTGTGTGTGCCCCGGGAGGTCGAAGGATTGCAATGCTGCAGGTGCCGCCGCAGGGCTCAGTGCTGGGTCCACCATGTGTATATT GCTGACAGTGTTTGTGCTGGTGTACGTGGCAGGAGGGATGCTATTCCTGAGGTTTGTCCGGGGAGCAGAGGGCACTGAGATGATCCCCAACTATGAGTTCTGGGCAGACTTCCCATACCTAGTAAAG GACGGCTTCACGTTCGCCACACGGTCATGCCGAGGAGAGGAGGCGTACGCTTACGAGAAGATCTAA